In Cycloclasticus sp., a single genomic region encodes these proteins:
- the prlC gene encoding oligopeptidase A, producing the protein MSNPLLEDFLLPPFSAIKATHIEPAIDQLLDEGRRTIKELLENEADYSWENLVYPMEQVDDRLSRIWSPISHLNSVMNNDAWREAYSNCLPKLSEYSTEIGQNKTLYLAYRSIKEGGEYARLDTAQKKIIDNALRDFKLSGVALADDEKQRYMEISQELSSLTNQFEENLMDSTNAWSKLILDESELSGLPESSMDLLRQTAQQKDKEGWMLTLEFPCYMALMTYADSRDLRYEIHRAFVTRASDQSDGDKAWDNTKTMDDIVGLRHEKAQLLGFESYADLSLATKMAETPTDVLEFLSQLASKSLPMAKQDFAELSAFAKEKGHEADLESWDTAYYSEKLREERYQFSQEQVKPYFPANRVLSGMFEVVERLYGIKIAEIDGVDKWHKDVQFFAITDELGVQRGRFYIDLYARPHKRAGAWMDECVTRFKKDDGVQSPVAYLTCNFTPPIGDDPALLTHGEVETLFHEFGHGLHHMLTKVDYLSVSGIHGVEWDAVELPSQFMENWCWQPAVMNLISGHYKTGDKLPDDMFEKMLSAKNFQSGMQMVRQIEFSIFDFRIHLEYDKAEGARIYDILEEVREQMSVVKTPEFNRFPNSFSHIFAGGYAAGYYSYKWAEVLSSDAFSLFEENGVFDEKTGRSFLHNVLEKGGSDDALALFTAFRGRKPSIDALLKHSGIAA; encoded by the coding sequence ATGAGCAACCCATTATTAGAAGACTTTTTATTACCTCCTTTTTCGGCGATTAAGGCGACACATATTGAACCAGCAATCGATCAATTGCTGGACGAAGGACGACGAACGATAAAAGAGCTGCTTGAAAATGAAGCAGATTATTCTTGGGAAAACTTGGTTTACCCCATGGAGCAAGTGGACGATAGGTTAAGTCGAATCTGGTCACCAATAAGCCACCTGAATTCGGTTATGAATAATGATGCCTGGCGTGAAGCCTATTCAAACTGTCTGCCAAAGCTCAGTGAGTATTCAACAGAGATTGGGCAAAACAAAACGCTGTACTTAGCTTATCGCTCAATTAAAGAGGGCGGCGAATATGCGCGCCTTGATACAGCGCAGAAAAAGATCATAGATAACGCATTACGTGACTTCAAATTATCTGGTGTAGCGCTAGCGGATGATGAAAAACAACGATATATGGAAATTTCTCAGGAGTTATCGTCCTTAACCAATCAGTTTGAAGAAAATTTGATGGATTCGACGAACGCCTGGAGCAAGCTTATTTTGGATGAAAGCGAGTTATCTGGCTTGCCAGAATCAAGCATGGATTTGTTGCGGCAAACGGCTCAGCAAAAAGATAAAGAAGGCTGGATGCTGACGTTGGAGTTTCCGTGCTATATGGCGCTAATGACGTATGCAGATAGCCGTGATTTACGCTATGAAATACACCGTGCTTTTGTAACTAGAGCGTCTGATCAAAGTGACGGCGACAAGGCTTGGGATAATACCAAGACAATGGACGATATTGTTGGCTTACGGCATGAAAAAGCACAGCTATTAGGTTTCGAAAGCTACGCTGATTTATCGCTGGCAACAAAAATGGCAGAAACGCCGACGGATGTATTGGAATTTCTAAGCCAATTGGCGAGCAAATCTTTGCCAATGGCGAAACAAGATTTTGCAGAGTTAAGCGCCTTTGCGAAGGAAAAGGGGCATGAGGCTGACCTTGAATCGTGGGATACGGCCTATTATTCAGAAAAATTACGAGAAGAACGCTATCAGTTTTCTCAAGAACAAGTGAAACCTTACTTTCCAGCGAATCGTGTCTTATCGGGTATGTTCGAGGTAGTGGAGCGGCTTTACGGCATTAAAATTGCTGAAATTGACGGCGTTGATAAATGGCATAAAGACGTTCAGTTTTTTGCCATTACCGATGAACTGGGCGTTCAACGGGGCCGTTTTTATATTGATTTGTATGCGCGGCCACATAAACGCGCTGGTGCGTGGATGGATGAGTGCGTAACGCGCTTCAAAAAAGACGATGGCGTGCAATCGCCGGTGGCCTACTTAACCTGCAATTTCACACCGCCCATCGGTGACGACCCTGCGTTGTTAACGCACGGCGAGGTTGAAACCTTATTCCATGAGTTTGGCCATGGTTTGCACCATATGCTGACCAAGGTGGATTACTTGAGTGTATCTGGTATTCATGGCGTTGAATGGGATGCGGTTGAGCTGCCCAGTCAATTTATGGAAAACTGGTGTTGGCAGCCCGCTGTCATGAACTTAATTTCGGGGCACTATAAAACGGGTGATAAACTGCCGGATGATATGTTTGAAAAAATGTTGTCGGCGAAGAACTTTCAATCCGGCATGCAAATGGTTCGTCAAATTGAATTCTCAATATTCGATTTTCGTATCCATTTGGAATATGACAAGGCAGAAGGTGCGCGAATTTACGACATTCTTGAAGAAGTAAGAGAGCAAATGAGTGTGGTTAAAACGCCGGAGTTTAATCGTTTCCCAAATAGCTTTTCGCATATCTTTGCGGGTGGTTATGCTGCCGGTTATTACAGCTATAAATGGGCAGAGGTGTTGTCTAGCGACGCGTTTTCATTGTTTGAGGAAAACGGTGTATTTGACGAAAAAACAGGACGCTCGTTTTTGCATAATGTTTTAGAAAAAGGAGGTAGCGACGACGCCTTAGCATTGTTTACAGCGTTTAGAGGCAGGAAGCCGAGCATTGACGCATTGCTAAAACATTCAGGTATTGCTGCCTGA
- a CDS encoding TonB-dependent receptor has translation MQKHIIGLCLLSCTTAYANSDIPSLTVTSDVLFRDTTVVSPTARITAEDAKAINATTTEDIISHEPNLVIRKRYIGDSNGTIGIRSSNMFQTTRTSVYADGLPLHYFLQTSYSGSPRWSLVGPDEVESAEIIYGPFSAEYGGSSMGGVVNIKTRDPKLRRVVLQGTLFSQDYDTLQTDKNFNGGKFFGSFEDKIGNLGLFLSFTHLENDSQPQTQFAAAASGAGGTIVSGTEAGAEEHGNDVTYYGDSGATHTTTDLLKIKMNYDVGDYQLRGSIAYEDRKNETDDVNNYLRDATGNRVWDDNVTTTDGTHFETSSYGASVFQERVQDRESLLLGIGITGPMGADSDWVFDIYATNFDILKDEEERTGRNPADPAYVAANTAFGGRLTEYDDTGWQTLDFKAGTESLGSDDNQRLSVGYNYSKYELEINPFRYDSITNTKGNTRGASGGETFTHSVFAQWGWLIDPKWDVSVGLRYDDWRGENGFFDDNADGIIAGAEKHNDRHEKGFSPKFSLAHFLTNRTTLRYSIARALRFPITEELYQNVNEALQVSIADANLEPEDGIFQNIMLEHKLHDGLVRFNLFYDDVDDVIFSQNVTVNGSTLRTFLPISTVKTKGAEFVYNQNNIMGSKFDSRFNVSYTDAEITKNSLDPSIEGNTFPRLANWRANLLVGYPLTEKLAAHAGIRYASNSYGDLDNSDAEGNVFGAQDEYVFVNTKLNWQASKTTQFSIGVDNIFNEEAYVHHPWPSRTFFLEGKLTL, from the coding sequence ATGCAAAAACACATCATCGGCCTTTGCCTTTTAAGCTGTACAACGGCCTATGCTAATTCGGACATCCCTAGTCTCACTGTCACCAGCGACGTTTTATTTCGTGACACGACCGTTGTCAGCCCAACGGCTCGCATTACCGCTGAAGATGCTAAAGCCATTAACGCAACAACAACTGAAGACATTATTTCTCATGAACCCAACTTAGTTATTCGCAAACGCTATATTGGAGATTCAAATGGCACCATCGGAATTCGTAGCTCTAATATGTTTCAAACCACCAGAACATCCGTATATGCTGATGGCTTGCCGCTGCATTATTTCCTCCAAACCAGTTACTCTGGTTCGCCTCGGTGGTCTTTAGTTGGCCCAGACGAAGTCGAAAGTGCCGAAATTATTTATGGTCCTTTTTCTGCTGAGTACGGCGGGAGCTCCATGGGTGGCGTTGTCAATATTAAAACACGCGACCCTAAGCTACGCCGCGTTGTCTTACAAGGTACCCTGTTCAGTCAGGACTACGACACACTTCAAACAGACAAAAACTTTAATGGTGGGAAATTCTTCGGTTCTTTCGAAGATAAAATTGGCAACCTCGGTCTATTTCTTTCTTTCACCCACCTAGAGAATGACAGCCAACCACAGACGCAATTTGCAGCCGCAGCGTCAGGTGCTGGCGGCACTATCGTTAGTGGAACAGAGGCGGGTGCTGAAGAACATGGTAACGATGTTACCTACTATGGCGATTCAGGTGCAACCCACACCACAACCGACTTGCTTAAAATCAAAATGAATTACGATGTGGGTGATTACCAATTGCGCGGTAGCATCGCCTATGAAGATAGAAAGAATGAAACCGATGATGTAAACAATTACCTTCGAGATGCTACTGGCAACCGCGTTTGGGATGACAATGTAACGACTACCGATGGCACGCATTTTGAAACCAGCAGTTATGGCGCGAGCGTCTTTCAAGAACGCGTCCAAGATCGAGAAAGTCTACTATTAGGAATTGGTATAACAGGCCCTATGGGCGCTGACAGTGATTGGGTATTTGATATTTACGCCACCAACTTTGATATCTTAAAAGATGAAGAAGAACGAACTGGCCGAAACCCGGCTGATCCTGCGTATGTTGCAGCAAACACTGCCTTCGGTGGTCGTTTAACTGAATATGACGATACTGGTTGGCAAACGTTAGACTTTAAGGCAGGCACCGAATCCCTAGGCAGCGATGACAATCAACGCTTATCCGTTGGCTATAACTACAGTAAGTATGAACTGGAAATAAACCCATTTAGATACGACTCCATCACAAACACAAAAGGCAACACACGTGGCGCAAGTGGTGGCGAAACGTTCACACACTCTGTCTTTGCGCAGTGGGGCTGGTTAATTGACCCTAAATGGGATGTCTCTGTCGGCCTTCGTTACGATGATTGGCGCGGAGAAAATGGTTTCTTTGATGACAATGCTGACGGAATTATTGCTGGGGCGGAAAAACACAATGACAGGCATGAAAAGGGGTTTTCTCCAAAATTCTCTCTGGCCCATTTCTTAACGAACAGAACAACATTACGGTACTCAATCGCTCGTGCGCTGCGCTTTCCGATAACAGAAGAACTTTACCAAAATGTAAACGAAGCCCTCCAAGTATCAATAGCCGACGCAAACTTAGAACCAGAAGACGGCATATTTCAAAACATTATGTTAGAGCACAAGCTTCACGATGGTCTCGTTCGTTTCAACCTATTCTATGACGACGTTGATGATGTTATTTTTAGTCAAAACGTTACCGTTAACGGCTCAACCTTGCGCACATTCCTACCGATTAGCACCGTGAAAACAAAGGGCGCTGAATTCGTTTATAACCAAAACAACATCATGGGTTCAAAATTTGATAGCCGCTTCAATGTTAGTTATACAGATGCTGAGATTACTAAAAACTCGCTCGACCCAAGCATCGAGGGTAATACATTTCCAAGGCTAGCAAACTGGCGTGCTAATTTATTAGTGGGTTACCCGCTAACTGAAAAGTTAGCTGCTCATGCAGGCATCCGATATGCCAGCAACAGTTATGGTGACCTAGACAATAGCGACGCAGAGGGCAACGTCTTTGGCGCACAAGATGAATATGTTTTTGTAAATACCAAGCTGAACTGGCAAGCATCAAAAACCACCCAATTTAGCATCGGCGTTGACAATATCTTCAACGAAGAAGCCTATGTGCATCACCCATGGCCATCAAGAACTTTCTTTCTAGAAGGTAAATTAACGCTATAG
- a CDS encoding sialidase family protein, translating into MTKNLPLFLIRASLLALIFFQSAAFSEDKNTLKAALDWKTPTSTFGADGRLWVAYVQNKSVFVTSSNDLGKSFNAPILVNLTPQDIYTNGENRPKIAVSKEGNIYLSWTEKTKGRFNGDIHFARSINGGKSFEKDIVINDDGQNIGHRFDSLLLTPSGDIYLAWLDKRLSVKAKEMGLPYKGISLYYTRSTDYGKTFSNNLLAAEHTCECCRIAISPSGEDNAAIMWRHIFTGGLRDHAISLLEHGKAPTVHRATIDQWKTDACPHHGPSLSPITPDSYHMAWFSHGALHKGLYYARYDLTTQTSSQPRLIDPSPSASHPFVKQFAGTTWLVWKSFIQGRTQLHAQYSLDQGQHWTQPITIASSANDSDHPFIINNNNVAYASWFTTAEGLRLIPLKKQESP; encoded by the coding sequence ATGACAAAGAACTTACCTCTTTTTTTAATCAGGGCTAGCTTACTGGCTCTGATCTTTTTTCAATCTGCAGCTTTCTCAGAAGATAAAAATACCCTTAAAGCAGCGCTTGACTGGAAAACGCCAACATCAACCTTTGGGGCTGATGGCCGATTATGGGTTGCTTATGTTCAAAATAAATCTGTTTTCGTTACCTCTTCTAACGATTTAGGAAAATCATTCAACGCGCCTATTTTAGTCAACCTTACGCCTCAAGATATTTATACTAACGGTGAAAACCGCCCCAAAATAGCGGTTAGTAAGGAAGGCAATATTTATCTGTCTTGGACAGAGAAAACGAAGGGACGCTTTAACGGCGACATTCACTTTGCTCGATCAATCAACGGCGGAAAAAGCTTCGAGAAGGACATCGTCATCAATGATGATGGGCAAAATATTGGTCACCGTTTCGATAGCTTATTACTCACTCCTTCAGGAGACATCTACTTAGCTTGGTTAGATAAACGTTTATCGGTCAAAGCAAAAGAAATGGGCTTGCCGTATAAAGGAATTTCCCTTTATTACACCCGCTCTACCGATTATGGAAAAACATTTTCTAATAACCTACTAGCGGCAGAGCACACGTGCGAATGTTGCCGTATCGCCATTTCGCCTAGCGGTGAAGACAACGCGGCCATCATGTGGCGGCATATTTTCACAGGCGGTCTACGCGACCATGCCATCAGCTTACTTGAACATGGCAAGGCGCCCACTGTTCACAGAGCGACTATTGATCAATGGAAAACCGATGCCTGCCCTCACCATGGGCCAAGCCTTTCTCCTATTACACCTGACAGTTATCACATGGCGTGGTTTAGCCACGGTGCACTACACAAGGGTCTATACTACGCACGCTATGATCTAACAACGCAAACTTCTAGCCAGCCTCGGCTCATCGACCCTTCACCCAGTGCCAGCCACCCGTTCGTCAAACAATTTGCTGGCACCACATGGCTTGTTTGGAAGTCATTCATTCAAGGCCGCACCCAACTACATGCGCAGTATTCGCTGGACCAAGGCCAACACTGGACACAGCCCATCACCATCGCCAGTAGCGCCAATGATTCAGACCACCCATTCATTATTAATAACAATAATGTAGCCTATGCATCGTGGTTTACTACCGCCGAAGGTTTGCGCTTAATCCCTTTAAAGAAACAGGAAAGCCCTTGA
- a CDS encoding GIDE domain-containing protein — MMNDLAYAIQRLSNDEFWLYFIGACLAAMASLYFYFRFLWRYRIMQDTPTSLIRSAAQGYNEFEGSAKMLPGEPIIAPLTKLHCVWYQYKVEEKQSHYVRGRSRTSWHLYESGVSDGVFALQGRTGKAIVDPDDAEVVHSVSDSWYGSTPYPSAGPRGFSSRAFAIGRRYRYSEKRIHEGDGLYVLGDFKSFTEVELPSENESLAAILSSWKRDPQALLNRFDENRDGNIDSDEWEKAVLIAKSQLTEASVKQTQARIDNVIEKPSDSRKPFLISTQDEAELTRNFQYKSYASLFLFFALGAAALCLFNVRF, encoded by the coding sequence ATGATGAATGATTTGGCGTACGCCATTCAGCGCTTATCAAACGACGAATTTTGGCTATATTTTATTGGTGCTTGTCTTGCGGCAATGGCTAGTCTGTATTTTTATTTTCGTTTTTTATGGCGTTATCGCATTATGCAAGACACGCCAACATCCTTAATACGATCGGCCGCGCAAGGCTATAACGAGTTTGAAGGCTCAGCAAAAATGCTACCCGGCGAGCCTATTATTGCGCCGCTGACTAAGCTTCATTGCGTGTGGTATCAATATAAGGTCGAAGAAAAGCAGTCGCATTATGTGCGTGGGCGTAGTCGCACTAGTTGGCATTTGTATGAATCGGGTGTTAGCGATGGTGTTTTCGCCTTACAGGGTCGAACAGGTAAGGCGATTGTTGACCCAGATGATGCAGAGGTCGTTCATTCGGTCTCTGACTCATGGTACGGCAGCACGCCTTACCCCAGCGCAGGGCCTAGGGGCTTTAGCTCTAGAGCATTCGCTATTGGCAGACGTTACCGTTATAGCGAAAAGCGTATTCACGAAGGGGATGGCTTGTATGTTTTGGGTGATTTTAAGTCGTTCACAGAAGTGGAGTTGCCATCCGAGAATGAATCGTTGGCGGCTATCTTAAGTAGTTGGAAAAGAGACCCGCAGGCATTATTAAATCGCTTTGATGAAAACCGAGATGGCAATATTGATTCGGATGAGTGGGAGAAAGCGGTTTTAATTGCTAAAAGCCAATTAACTGAAGCGTCGGTTAAACAGACGCAGGCACGTATTGATAATGTTATCGAAAAGCCGTCTGATAGCCGTAAGCCCTTTTTAATTTCAACCCAAGATGAGGCTGAGTTAACTAGAAATTTCCAATATAAGTCCTATGCCTCATTGTTTCTCTTCTTTGCTCTTGGCGCAGCTGCGCTTTGCTTATTTAATGTGCGTTTTTAA
- a CDS encoding LemA family protein: MSVSGFVTLAVIVVLAGYGIALYNSLVSLKHSVSKAWSNIDVLLKQRHDELPKLVETCKQYMKHEQGTLEKVMLARSGVSSALGKSDMAALGQAETQMRQGLMNLFAVAEAYPDLKANDSFKELQKRISQLENNIADRREFYNESVNLNNVRIEQFPDVLIAKFFNFNPFDLLEFEESEIADVSVKKLFE, encoded by the coding sequence ATGAGTGTATCAGGATTTGTCACGTTGGCAGTCATCGTTGTCTTGGCAGGCTATGGGATAGCGCTTTACAACAGTTTAGTGAGTTTAAAACACAGCGTTTCGAAGGCCTGGTCAAACATTGACGTGTTGCTAAAACAGCGGCATGACGAGCTGCCAAAATTGGTGGAAACCTGTAAGCAATACATGAAGCACGAGCAAGGTACGCTTGAAAAAGTGATGCTGGCACGTTCAGGTGTTTCAAGCGCCTTAGGCAAGTCAGATATGGCGGCGCTGGGTCAGGCGGAAACACAAATGCGGCAAGGGCTGATGAATTTATTTGCCGTGGCAGAAGCCTACCCCGATTTAAAAGCCAATGACTCGTTTAAAGAATTGCAAAAGCGCATTAGCCAACTGGAAAATAATATAGCGGATCGGCGCGAGTTTTATAACGAAAGCGTGAATTTAAATAATGTGCGTATTGAACAGTTTCCCGATGTGTTGATAGCCAAGTTTTTCAATTTCAACCCATTTGATTTACTGGAGTTTGAAGAATCAGAAATCGCCGATGTCAGCGTCAAAAAACTATTTGAATGA
- a CDS encoding gamma carbonic anhydrase family protein, whose translation MHVKSFDSKTPSVHETVFIHETAVVIGDVALAEDVSIWPLAIVRGDIHRIQIGARSNVQDGSVLHVTHASDFNPGGYPLTIGTDVTVGHNVTLHGCTIGNHCLIGMGAIVMDGAVVNDGVMIGAGSLVPPGKVLESGYLYVGSPVKKTRPVNEKEAQFLSYSPKNYVRLKNKYLVDRA comes from the coding sequence ATGCACGTTAAATCTTTTGACTCTAAAACTCCGTCAGTTCATGAGACTGTTTTCATCCACGAAACTGCCGTGGTCATTGGCGATGTCGCTCTCGCTGAAGATGTTTCTATTTGGCCGTTAGCGATCGTTCGTGGCGATATACACCGTATTCAGATTGGCGCGCGTTCTAATGTGCAAGACGGTAGCGTGTTACACGTGACCCACGCCAGTGATTTTAACCCTGGAGGGTATCCGTTAACGATTGGAACAGATGTAACGGTTGGCCATAACGTGACCTTACATGGCTGCACGATAGGCAATCATTGCTTGATTGGTATGGGCGCTATTGTGATGGATGGTGCAGTTGTTAATGACGGGGTGATGATTGGCGCTGGCAGCCTTGTCCCTCCAGGAAAGGTATTGGAAAGCGGCTACCTGTACGTTGGCTCACCGGTTAAAAAAACTCGCCCAGTTAATGAAAAAGAGGCGCAGTTCCTAAGTTATTCACCAAAAAACTATGTCCGATTGAAAAACAAATACCTCGTTGACAGGGCTTAA